In one Drosophila pseudoobscura strain MV-25-SWS-2005 chromosome X, UCI_Dpse_MV25, whole genome shotgun sequence genomic region, the following are encoded:
- the Spt6 gene encoding transcription elongation factor SPT6 has translation MAEFLDSEAEESEEEEELELNERKKLKKLKAVVSDSSEEEEDDEERLREELKDLIDDRPIEEEDGSGDSDTASGGDDDDEGGGSGKKRKKHQDDDLDDRLEDDDYDLIEENLGVKVERRKRFKRLRRIHDNESDGEEQHVDEGLAREQIAEQLFDENDESIEHRSERSPRHGEADAFDEEDSESDADDFIVDDNGRPIADKKKKRRPIFTDASLQEGQDIFGVDFDYDDFSKYEEDEYEDDTEGDEYDEDMVGGDDHRVKKKKALKKKVAKKTIFDIYEPSELKRGHFTDLDNEIRKTDIPERMQLRQVPVTPVPEGSLELDDEAEWIYQYAFCKSTVSEQQKADSREKMRKPPTTVKKIKQTLEFIRNQQLEVPFIAFYRKEYVKPELNIDDLWKVYYFDERWCQLNERKRKLKALFEKMRQFQLDTLCADPDKPIPDDVRLMLDSDFERLNDVQSMEELKDVHMYFLLNYSHELPKMQAEQRRKLLQERRDDRARRKAAAAENGDDLDTVPVEVDDDDDPELLLQDEQLKQAPNSSPYAVFRKAGICGFAKHFGLTPEQFAENLRDNYQRNEVTQESLGPLELAKQYLSPRFMTTEEVMHAAKYVVARQLAQEPLLRKTMREVYFDRARIDIRPTKNGMVLIDENSPVYSMKYVAKKPVGDLFGDQFIKLLMAEEEKLLEITFLEEFEGNANANGPPGDYVEEAKALYNLDQFSKHVLEWNALRAECVQLALQKWVIPDLIKELRATLHEEAQQFVLRSCTAKLYKWLKVAPYKPELPQDYKYDDWSTLRGIRVLGLAYDPDHSVAAFCAVTTVEGDISDYLRLPNILKRKSSHNAEEKGQKLADLRKLSEFIKMKKPHIVVIGAESRDAQMIQTDIKEILKELETTEQFPPIEVEIIDNELAKIYANSKKGESDFKEYPPQLKQAVSLARKMQDPLVEYSQLCDADDEILCLRYHPLQERVPRDMLLEYLSLEFINRTSEVGLDINMMVQNSRTVNLLQYTCGLGPRKGQALLKLLKQSNQRLENRTQLVTVCHLGPKVFINCSGFIKIDTSSLGDSTEAYVEVLDGSRVHPETYEWARKMAIDAMEYDDEETNPAGALEEILESPERLKDLDLDAFAVELERQGFGSKSITLYDIRNELSCLYKDYRSPFQKPSAEELFDLLTKETPDSFYVGKCVTAMVTGFTYRRPQGEQLDNANPVRNETTGSWQCPFCHKDDFPELSEVWNHFDANSCPGQASGVRVRLDNGLPGFIHIKNLSDKQVRNPEERVRVAQMIHVRIIKIDIDRFSVDCSSKTADLKDVNNEWRPRRDAFYDFVTEELDNRKVTDAKAKALKRKTYARRVIAHPCFFNKSYAEVIAMLAEADQGEVAMRPSSKSAAHLTATWKVADDIYQHIDVREEGKENDYSLGRSLWIGTEEFEDLDEIIARYINPMACAARELIQYKYYKNNATPANGNEREFMEQLLRDEKAKDPKKIHYFFTASKTIPGKFLLSYLPKTKARTEYVTVMPEGYRFRGQVFDSVNSLLRWFKEHWLDPTASPAMNTPMHGMRPPSAILNSGGGGSSAGPYSITGSIAGSVSGGTPRSGISSADIRGSGGGGSSAYSISHSIGGGGGGGYGSSAAAAAAHYGSSATPSFGGAAVNTPYTPSSQTPFMTPYTPHASQTPRYGHNVPSPSSQSSSSQQMRHHHGHYGSGSGGTPRNYYDMGGAAAGGGYGIGQPPQQQHQQQRAKESLDWQLANDSWARRRPPQQQQQQQQQPQQQQQQSQQTSMGMGMNMGLGMGMGLGINLGYSVSGTTPTNEYSTGNRNVAAGAGAGAGAGAAISSSKAASVRSTPRTNTSPHSMNLGDSTPLYDEN, from the exons ATGGCCGAATTTCTGGACTCTGAGGCCGAGGAATCGGAG gaggaggaggaattgGAACTAAACGAAAGGAAAAAGCTGAAGAAGCTGAAAGCCGTTGTATCTGACAGCAGTGAGGAGGAGGAAG ATGACGAAGAACGTCTACGTGAGGAGCTTAAAGATTTAATAGATGACAGACCCATTGAGGAGGAGGATGGCAGCGGCGATTCGGACACTGCCAGCGGCggcgacgatgatgacgaaggcggcggcagtggcaagaAGCGAAAGAAACATCAGGATGATGATCTAGACGATCGACTCGAGGACGATGATTATGATCTGATCGAGGAGAATCTGGGGGTCAAGGTTGAGCGACGT AAACGCTTCAAGCGTCTGAGACGCATTCACGACAATGAAAGCGATGGCGAGGAGCAGCATGTGGACGAGGGTTTGGCTCGTGAACAGATTGCCGAGCAGTTGTTCGATGAAAACGATGAG AGCATTGAGCATCGCAGCGAGCGCAGCCCTCGGCACGGCGAGGCGGATGCCTTCGACGAGGAGGATTCTGAGTCAGATGCTGATGATTTTATTGTGGACGACAATGGCCGTCCCATTGCcgacaaaaagaagaaaaggcGTCCCATATTCACAGATGC ATCGCTGCAAGAGGGCCAGGATATATTTGGTGTGGACTTTGACTATGACGACTTCTCCAAATACGAGGAGGATGAGTACGAGGACGATACCGAGGGCGATGAGTACGACGAGGATATGGTCGGCGGCGATGATCATCGGGTGAAAAAGAAGAAGGCCCTCAAAAAAAAGGTTGCCAAGAAGACAATCTTCGACATTTACGAACCGAGCGAGCTGAAGCGCGGCCACTTTACCGATCTGGACAATGAGATACGAAAAACAGACATACCCGAGCGCATGCAGCTGCGACAGGTGCCCGTAACGCCCGTGCCCGAGGGTTCGCTCGAGCTGGACGACGAGGCCGAATGGATCTATCAGTATGCGTTCTGCAAGAGCACAGTCTCCGAGCAGCAGAAGGCCGACAGTCGGGAGAAGATGCGCAAGCCGCCCACGACCGTGAAGAAGATCAAGCAAACGCTCGAGTTCATACGTAATCAGCAGCTGGAGGTGCCGTTCATTGCCTTCTATCGGAAGGAGTATGTCAAGCCCGAACTGAATATCGATGATCTGTGGAAGGTCTACTACTTTGATGAGCGCTGGTGTCAGCTGAACGAGCGCAAGCGGAAGCTGAAGGCGCTCTTCGAGAAGATGCGGCAGTTCCAGCTGGACACGCTCTGTGCGGATCCGGATAAGCCCATACCCGACGATGTGCGGCTCATGCTGGACAGCGACTTTGAGCGGCTCAACGATGTCCAGTCCATGGAGGAGCTGAAGGATGTGCACATGTACTTTTTGCTCAACTACTCACACGAGCTGCCCAAAATGCAGGCCGAACAGCGGCGGAAACTGCTGCAGGAGCGGCGTGATGATCGCGCCAGGCGAAAGGCAGCCGCCGCCGAGAATGGCGACGATTTGGACACTGTGCCCGTCGAAgtggacgacgacgatgatccGGAACTGTTGCTGCAGGACGAACAGCTGAAGCAGGCGCCCAACAGCAGTCCCTACGCGGTGTTCCGCAAGGCAGGGATCTGCGGCTTTGCCAAACATTTCGGCCTCACGCCCGAACAGTTCGCAGAAAACCTGCGCGACAATTATCAGCGAAACGAGGTCACCCAGGAGAGCCTGGGACCCTTGGAGCTGGCCAAGCAGTATCTCTCGCCGCGGTTCATGACCACCGAAGAGGTGATGCATGCCGCCAAGTATGTGGTGGCCCGACAGCTAGCCCAAGAGCCACTGCTGCGCAAGACCATGCGTGAGGTGTACTTTGACAGGGCGCGCATCGACATACGACCCACGAAGAACGGCATGGTGCTGATTGACGAGAACTCGCCGGTTTATTCGATGAAATATGTGGCCAAGAAGCCGGTGGGCGATCTCTTTGGCGATCAGTTCATCAAGCTGCTGATGGCCGAGGAGGAGAAACTGCTGGAGATCACCTTCCTCGAGGAGTTCGAgggcaatgccaatgccaatggccCGCCCGGCGACTATGTGGAGGAGGCCAAGGCCCTCTACAATCTCGATCAGTTCTCCAAGCATGTCCTCGAGTGGAATGCCCTGCGGGCGGAGTGCGTCCAGCTGGCCCTGCAGAAGTGGGTGATCCCGGACCTCATCAAAGAGCTGAGGGCCACCCTCCACGAGGAGGCGCAACAGTTTGTGCTGCGCTCCTGCACCGCCAAGCTGTACAAATGGCTGAAGGTGGCCCCGTACAAGCCGGAGCTGCCACAGGACTACAAATACGATGACTGGAGCACACTGAGGGGCATCCGAGTGCTGGGCCTGGCCTACGATCCGGACCATTCGGTGGCCGCCTTCTGTGCGGTGACCACCGTTGAGGGGGATATCTCCGATTATTTGCGTCTGCCGAACATCCTCAAGCGCAAGAGCTCCCACAACGCGGAGGAGAAGGGCCAGAAGCTCGCGGATCTCCGAAAGCTGTCCGAATTCATCAAAATGAAGAAGCCCCACATTGTGGTGATCGGCGCGGAGTCGCGGGACGCCCAGATGATCCAGACGGACATCAAGGAGATACTGAAGGAGCTGGAGACCACCGAACAGTTTCCGCCCATCGAGGTGGAGATCATCGACAACGAACTGGCCAAAATCTACGCCAACTCGAAGAAGGGCGAATCGGACTTCAAGGAGTACCCGCCACAGCTGAAGCAGGCCGTTTCGCTGGCCCGCAAAATGCAGGATCCACTGGTGGAGTACTCGCAGCTGTGCGATGCCGACGACGAGATCTTGTGCCTGCGCTATCATCCGCTGCAGGAGCGTGTGCCTCGCGACATGCTGCTGGAGTATCTCAGCCTGGAGTTTATCAATCGGACGAGCGAGGTGGGCCTGGACATAAACATGATGGTCCAGAACTCGCGCACCGTCAATCTGCTGCAGTACACCTGCGGCCTGGGGCCGCGCAAGGGCCAGGCGCTGCTGAAGCTCCTGAAGCAGAGCAACCAGCGGCTGGAGAATCGCACCCAGCTGGTCACCGTGTGCCATTTGGGCCCGAAGGTGTTTATCAATTGCAGCGGCTTCATCAAGATCGACACCAGCTCGCTGGGCGACAGCACCGAGGCGTATGTGGAGGTGCTGGATGGCTCGCGCGTCCATCCGGAGACGTACGAGTGGGCCCGCAAGATGGCCATCGATGCGATGGAGTACGATGATGAGGAGACCAATCCGGCGGGCGCACTCGAGGAGATACTCGAGTCGCCGGAACGTCTCAAGGATCTCGATCTGGACGCGTTCGCCGTCGAGCTGGAGCGTCAGGGCTTCGGCAGCAAGAGCATCACGCTGTATGACATCCGGAACGAATTGAGTTGCCTGTACAAGGACTACCGCTCACCCTTCCAGAAGCCCAGCGCCGAGGAGCTCTTCGATCTCCTCACCAAGGAGACGCCCGACTCCTTTTACGTGGGCAAATGCGTGACGGCCATGGTCACGGGCTTTACCTATCGCCGGCCCCAGGGCGAGCAGCTGGACAATGCCAATCCCGTGCGTAATGAGACCACGGGCAGCTGGCAGTGCCCCTTCTGCCACAAGGATGACTTTCCCGAGCTCTCGGAGGTGTGGAATCATTTCGATGCCAACTCCTGTCCCGGCCAGGCGTCGGGTGTGCGTGTGCGGCTGGACAACGGCCTGCCCGGCTTCATACACATCAAGAATCTGTCCGACAAGCAGGTGCGCAATCCCGAGGAGCGCGTCCGCGTCGCCCAGATGATCCACGTGCGGATAATCAAGATCGACATTGATCGCTTCTCCGTCGACTGCTCCTCAAAGACAGCGGACCTCAAGGACGTCAACAACGAATGGCGGCCGCGACGCGACGCCTTCTACGATTTCGTGACCGAAGAGCTGGACAATCGCAAGGTGACGGACGCCAAGGCCAAGGCACTCAAGCGGAAGACCTATGCGCGACGTGTGATTGCCCATCCGTGTTTCTTCAACAAGTCGTATGCGGAGGTCATTGCCATGCTGGCGGAGGCCGATCAGGGCGAGGTGGCCATGCGACCCAGCAGCAAGTCGGCGGCCCATTTGACGGCCACATGGAAGGTGGCCGACGACATCTACCAGCACATCGATGTGCGGGAGGAGGGCAAGGAGAACGACTACAGTCTGGGGCGCAGCCTCTGGATCGGCACCGAGGAGTTTGAAGATCTCGACGAGATTATTGCCCGCTACATCAATCCCATGGCTTGCGCGGCCCGTGAGCTCATCCAATACAAGTACTATAAGAATAATGCAACGCCAGCGAACGGCAATGAGCGGGAATTcatggagcagctgctgcgcgACGAGAAGGCCAAGGATCCGAAGAAGATCCATTACTTTTTCACCGCCTCGAAGACCATACCGGGCAAATTCCTGCTCTCGTATCTGCCCAAGACAAAGGCGCGCACCGAGTATGTGACGGTGATGCCCGAGGGCTATCGCTTTCGCGGCCAGGTCTTCGATTCCGTCAACAGTCTGTTGCGCTGGTTCAAGGAGCACTGGCTGGATCCCACCGCCTCGCCGGCAATGAATACTCCGATGCATGGCATGCGACCGCCTTCGGCAATTCTCAACTCTGGCGGAGGAGGATCCTCGGCGGGGCCCTACAGCATAACGGGGAGCATTGCGGGCAGCGTTTCAGGGGGTACACCGCGCAGCGGCATCAGCAGCGCGGACATccgtggcagtggcggtggcggctccAGTGCCTACTCCATTTCGCATTCCATtggtggtggaggtggtggtggctaCGGCTCCTCCGCCGCAGCGGCCGCTGCCCACTATGGCAGCTCAGCGACGCCCTCGTTTGGCGGCGCCGCAGTCAACACCCCCTATACGCCCAGCAGCCAGACGCCCTTCATGACGCCGTACACGCCGCATGCCTCACAGACGCCACGCTATGGCCACAATGTACCGAGCCCCAGTTCGCAGTCATCGAGCAGCCAGCAGATGCGGCATCACCATGGACACTacgggagtgggagtggcggAACCCCAAGGAACTATTATGATATggggggtgctgctgctggaggtggCTACGGCATTGGCCAaccgccacagcagcaacatcagcagcaacgtGCCAAAGAGAGCCTCGACTGGCAGCTGGCCAACGATTCCTGGGCTCGACGAAGGCCcccgcaacaacagcaacagcagcagcagcaaccacagcagcagcagcagcagtcacagCAAACGTCCATGGGAATGGGCATGAATATGGGtttgggtatgggtatgggtctAGGAATAAACCTCGGTTACAGCGTCTCCGGCACGACGCCCACGAACGAGTACTCGACAGGCAACAGGAACGTTgccgctggtgctggtgctggtgccggtgccggtgccgccATATCCTCGTCCAAAGCAGCATCGGTGCGTAGCACGCCGCGCACAAATACCTCGCCGCACTCCATGAATCTGGGCGACTCGACGCCGCTCTACGATGAGAACTAA